One genomic segment of Pseudomonas sp. p1(2021b) includes these proteins:
- a CDS encoding extracellular solute-binding protein, with protein MKRAHLALALALGCAVSAAQAADAQQPTVNLYIWGEYLAPDTLSNFEKQTGIHVVADHFDSLETAETKLLTGGSGYDVVLSAGQHLSRAIASGALQPLDKSKLPHLAGIGEEFRQHMAVFDPGNRYAGTYAWGTTGVGFQQQAVAARLAAAPQDSWAMLFDPQVVAKFADCGVSLLNDPNEVFAAAMRYLGLDINQQRMEDLKAAEAHLRKIRPYIRYFDNDRNINDLANGETCVAMSWNGNVAIAAAQAQAAGKAFNLDYRIPKEGTLIWLDALVVPKDAPHPEAAWKLMDYLMRPEVIAPITDTIHYANAITAADSLVDPQIRQSPGTYPPAEVRARLYSKNDNGKQFNRELTRAFSRLKSGT; from the coding sequence ATGAAACGTGCCCACTTGGCCCTGGCTCTCGCACTGGGTTGTGCCGTGTCGGCGGCCCAGGCAGCCGACGCACAACAGCCGACCGTCAACCTGTACATCTGGGGCGAGTATCTCGCGCCCGATACCTTGAGCAACTTCGAGAAGCAGACCGGCATCCATGTGGTGGCCGACCACTTCGATTCGCTGGAGACGGCCGAGACCAAGCTGCTCACCGGCGGCAGCGGCTACGATGTGGTACTCAGCGCCGGTCAGCACCTGAGCCGGGCGATTGCCAGCGGCGCCCTGCAGCCGCTGGACAAGAGCAAGCTGCCGCACCTGGCCGGCATTGGCGAGGAGTTTCGCCAGCACATGGCGGTGTTCGACCCTGGCAACCGCTATGCCGGTACCTATGCCTGGGGCACCACGGGGGTGGGCTTCCAGCAGCAGGCCGTGGCGGCGCGGCTGGCGGCCGCCCCCCAGGACAGCTGGGCGATGTTGTTCGACCCGCAGGTGGTGGCGAAATTCGCCGATTGCGGCGTGAGCCTGCTCAACGACCCCAACGAGGTATTCGCCGCGGCAATGCGCTACCTGGGGCTGGACATCAATCAACAGCGCATGGAGGACTTGAAGGCCGCCGAGGCGCACTTGCGCAAGATCCGCCCATACATTCGCTACTTCGACAATGACCGCAACATCAACGACCTGGCCAACGGCGAGACCTGCGTGGCGATGTCCTGGAACGGTAACGTGGCCATCGCCGCCGCGCAGGCCCAGGCGGCCGGCAAGGCATTCAACCTGGACTACCGCATTCCCAAGGAAGGCACGCTGATCTGGCTTGACGCGCTGGTGGTGCCCAAGGATGCGCCGCATCCCGAGGCCGCCTGGAAGCTGATGGACTACCTGATGCGGCCCGAGGTGATCGCGCCGATCACCGATACCATCCACTATGCCAATGCGATCACGGCTGCGGACAGCTTGGTGGACCCGCAGATCCGCCAGTCGCCGGGGACCTACCCACCTGCCGAGGTCAGGGCGCGGCTGTATAGCAAGAATGACAATGGCAAGCAGTTCAATCGCGAGCTGACCCGGGCGTTCAGTCGACTCAAGAGCGGGACCTGA
- a CDS encoding DNA topoisomerase III — MRLFLCEKPSQAKDIAKVLGANRKVDGCWQGPDVCVTWCIGHLLETAPPDSYDERYKRWNLADLPIIPEKWKMLVKPKTASQFKAVKRLLGEARELVIATDADREGEMIARELVEHCRYRGPIQRLWLSALDDASIRKALARLLPGQETFSLYHSALGRSRADWLIGMNMSRLFTLLGRQSGYQGVLPVGRVQTPTLRLVVDRDRSIADFVPVPYWAIEVQLESAGSVFTAQWRAPEDACDDQGRCLNQALAQQAAAAIGTAGSAQVTQVATERVREAAPLPFDLGTLQEVCSKKLGLGAQETLDIAQALYETHKLITYPRSDCGYLPLSQHADAPAILAALQRADASLAPLQPHLEPQRRSRAWNDAKVSAHHGIIPTAAASDPSRLPPKYKAVYTLVRARYLAQFLPNHEYDRTQAEFDCVGHALRAVGKQIVEPGWRRALPEALTPAKGREAPPAQVLPPLHHGQACAVHGLQLKDLWTQPPKPFTEGDLIKAMKNVAKLVDDPRLKQKLKETTGIGTEATRASIIQGLLDRGYLVKNGKALSATPAAFSLIDAVPRAIADPGTTAIWEQALDMVQSGEMSLEEFVARQSAWMGKLVERCSGMHLTISGPPVPAGGKGAPWKKKRRGSGKGKASGSGPKTTGNTPRQPRRKTSS, encoded by the coding sequence ATGCGCCTGTTCCTCTGCGAAAAACCCTCCCAGGCAAAAGATATCGCCAAAGTCCTCGGCGCCAACCGCAAGGTCGATGGCTGCTGGCAAGGCCCCGACGTCTGCGTGACCTGGTGCATCGGCCACCTGCTCGAAACCGCCCCGCCCGACAGCTACGACGAACGCTACAAGCGCTGGAACCTGGCCGACCTGCCGATCATCCCGGAAAAATGGAAGATGCTGGTCAAGCCCAAGACCGCCAGCCAGTTCAAGGCAGTCAAGCGGCTGCTGGGCGAGGCCCGGGAGCTGGTGATCGCCACCGATGCCGACCGCGAAGGCGAAATGATCGCCCGCGAGCTGGTGGAACATTGCCGCTACCGCGGGCCGATCCAGCGCCTGTGGCTTTCGGCCCTGGACGACGCCTCGATCCGCAAGGCCCTGGCGCGCCTGCTGCCAGGGCAGGAGACCTTCAGCCTGTACCATTCGGCCCTGGGCCGCTCCCGCGCCGACTGGCTGATCGGCATGAACATGAGCCGCCTGTTCACCCTGCTCGGCCGTCAGTCTGGCTACCAAGGCGTATTGCCCGTGGGCCGGGTACAAACCCCGACCCTGCGCCTGGTGGTGGACCGCGACCGCAGCATCGCCGACTTCGTGCCCGTGCCCTACTGGGCCATCGAGGTGCAGCTGGAAAGCGCCGGGAGCGTCTTCACTGCCCAGTGGCGCGCGCCTGAAGACGCCTGCGACGACCAGGGCCGCTGCCTGAACCAGGCCCTGGCCCAGCAGGCCGCAGCCGCCATCGGCACCGCCGGCAGCGCCCAGGTGACCCAAGTCGCCACCGAGCGCGTACGCGAAGCCGCGCCCCTGCCCTTCGACCTGGGCACCCTGCAGGAGGTCTGCTCGAAGAAGCTCGGCCTTGGTGCCCAGGAAACCCTGGACATCGCCCAGGCCCTGTACGAAACCCACAAGCTGATCACCTACCCGCGCAGTGATTGCGGCTACCTGCCGCTCAGCCAGCATGCCGATGCCCCCGCGATCCTGGCGGCCTTGCAACGCGCCGACGCCAGCCTCGCGCCACTGCAGCCGCACCTGGAACCGCAACGCCGCTCCCGGGCCTGGAACGACGCCAAGGTCAGTGCCCACCACGGCATCATCCCCACCGCCGCCGCCAGCGACCCCTCGCGTCTGCCGCCCAAGTACAAGGCGGTGTATACCCTCGTTCGCGCCCGCTACCTGGCGCAGTTCCTGCCCAACCATGAATACGACCGTACCCAGGCCGAGTTCGACTGCGTCGGCCACGCCTTGCGCGCGGTGGGCAAGCAGATCGTCGAGCCTGGCTGGCGCCGCGCCCTGCCCGAGGCGCTGACACCCGCCAAGGGCCGCGAAGCACCGCCCGCGCAAGTGCTGCCGCCGTTGCATCACGGCCAGGCCTGCGCCGTGCATGGCCTGCAGCTCAAGGACCTGTGGACCCAGCCACCCAAGCCCTTCACCGAAGGCGACCTGATCAAGGCGATGAAGAACGTCGCCAAGCTGGTGGACGACCCGCGACTCAAGCAGAAACTCAAGGAGACCACCGGCATCGGCACCGAAGCCACGCGCGCCAGCATCATCCAGGGCCTGCTCGACCGCGGCTACCTGGTCAAGAACGGCAAGGCCCTGTCCGCCACGCCGGCGGCGTTCAGCCTCATCGATGCGGTGCCCCGGGCCATCGCCGACCCGGGCACCACGGCCATCTGGGAACAGGCGCTGGACATGGTGCAGAGCGGCGAAATGAGCCTGGAGGAGTTCGTCGCCCGGCAATCAGCGTGGATGGGCAAGCTGGTGGAGCGCTGCAGTGGCATGCACCTGACCATCAGCGGGCCGCCGGTGCCGGCCGGGGGCAAAGGGGCGCCTTGGAAGAAGAAGCGGCGCGGCTCCGGGAAAGGCAAGGCCTCTGGTAGCGGCCCAAAAACAACGGGGAACACGCCGAGACAACCACGGCGCAAAACCTCGAGTTGA
- a CDS encoding GNAT family N-acetyltransferase encodes MNKISVRLADWHKDNADIRRIREAVFVAEQHIPPELEFDAEDQDALHFLALEGDYPIGTARLLPDGTIGRISVLKDWRGLKVGDTLVRAVIVEAQNRDLKQQMLSAQVHATPFYERLGFRVVSEEFLEAGIPHVDMVRDSRELA; translated from the coding sequence ATGAATAAGATCAGCGTTCGCCTCGCCGACTGGCACAAAGACAACGCCGATATCCGCCGCATCCGCGAAGCGGTGTTCGTTGCCGAGCAGCACATCCCGCCAGAGCTGGAGTTCGACGCGGAGGACCAGGACGCCCTGCACTTCCTGGCCCTGGAGGGTGACTACCCGATCGGCACCGCGCGCCTGCTGCCCGACGGCACCATCGGCCGCATCTCGGTACTCAAGGACTGGCGCGGCCTGAAGGTCGGCGACACGCTGGTGCGCGCGGTGATCGTCGAAGCGCAGAACCGCGACCTCAAGCAGCAGATGCTAAGCGCCCAGGTACATGCCACGCCGTTCTACGAGCGCCTGGGCTTCCGGGTGGTCAGCGAGGAATTCCTCGAGGCCGGCATCCCGCATGTGGACATGGTGCGCGACTCTCGCGAGCTGGCCTGA